Proteins encoded in a region of the Gammaproteobacteria bacterium genome:
- a CDS encoding flavin reductase, with translation MGDTKTKDLIELDTSESIWESFFTVFPLVVIGTREADGSDDLAPKHLAMPMSWQNHFGFVCTPRHNTYQNIQRDGQFAVTYMRPSQTVLASLAATPRCDDGSKPITQALPTFAAESVNASFVQDGYLFLECELQQIVDDLGENSLILGRIIAARVAEDALRLSGQDDEDLIFASPLLAYLYPGRFTEIANTTKLPFPAGFKR, from the coding sequence ATGGGCGATACAAAAACGAAGGATCTGATCGAACTCGACACCAGTGAATCCATCTGGGAGAGCTTTTTTACGGTTTTCCCGTTGGTTGTTATCGGTACCCGCGAGGCGGACGGCAGCGACGATCTTGCCCCCAAGCATCTCGCAATGCCGATGAGCTGGCAGAATCATTTCGGCTTTGTCTGTACCCCGCGCCACAACACCTACCAGAATATTCAACGTGATGGGCAGTTTGCCGTGACCTACATGCGGCCATCACAAACGGTGCTGGCAAGTCTTGCCGCGACACCGCGCTGTGATGACGGCAGCAAACCGATCACCCAGGCATTGCCGACCTTTGCCGCCGAATCGGTTAACGCGTCGTTCGTGCAGGATGGCTACCTGTTCCTCGAGTGTGAACTGCAGCAGATCGTCGACGACCTCGGCGAAAACTCGCTCATTCTCGGGCGCATTATCGCCGCCCGGGTTGCCGAGGATGCCCTGCGCTTATCGGGCCAGGATGACGAAGACCTGATTTTCGCCTCTCCCCTGCTGGCCTATCTGTATCCGGGACGTTTTACCGAAATCGCAAACACCACCAAGTTACCGTTTCCGGCCGGTTTCAAAAGGTAA
- a CDS encoding AhpC/TSA family protein, with product MNVLKPRQPVPALEVETLDGPWSLADQNPENFTMLVFYRGLHCPICSKYVAELDKLVGDFAEIGVSILTLSGDDRERAEQARKDWGLDNIAIGYGVSTGQARDWGLHRSAGRGLTSIGIEEPAEFSEPGLFVVRPDNTLYWAQVSTMPFARPHFREIIGALKFALEKDYPARGELS from the coding sequence ATGAATGTGCTGAAACCCCGGCAGCCAGTGCCCGCACTGGAAGTCGAAACCCTCGATGGCCCGTGGTCGCTGGCCGATCAAAATCCCGAAAATTTTACCATGCTTGTTTTTTATCGCGGCCTGCACTGCCCGATCTGCAGTAAGTACGTTGCTGAACTCGACAAGCTTGTTGGTGATTTTGCTGAAATCGGCGTTTCGATCCTGACGTTGAGCGGGGATGATCGCGAGCGGGCCGAGCAGGCGCGCAAGGACTGGGGGCTCGATAATATCGCTATCGGTTACGGCGTTAGCACCGGGCAGGCCCGGGACTGGGGCTTGCACCGCTCTGCCGGGCGTGGCCTGACCTCGATCGGTATCGAGGAGCCGGCCGAGTTCAGCGAACCGGGTTTATTCGTCGTGCGCCCCGATAATACGCTTTACTGGGCCCAGGTCAGCACGATGCCGTTTGCACGCCCGCACTTTCGTGAAATTATCGGAGCGCTCAAGTTTGCATTGGAGAAAGACTACCCGGCGCGCGGTGAACTCAGCTGA
- a CDS encoding FHA domain-containing protein — MSNKLSKDFGLIDGHTYIIGREGDVYIEDHIYINSRSVSRRHAAMKIKNGRIYLCDLDSTNGTYLMENDSLVPFKKGYVSPSQPIAIGHVKCTINSLLSIAGVYSASKNTTSEFEETKLMLPINKT, encoded by the coding sequence ATGAGTAACAAATTGAGCAAGGATTTCGGACTTATAGACGGTCATACTTATATCATAGGCAGAGAAGGTGATGTTTATATAGAAGACCATATCTATATAAATTCCCGCTCTGTCAGCAGACGACATGCCGCAATGAAAATTAAAAATGGCCGAATTTACCTTTGCGACCTAGATTCAACCAATGGCACCTATTTGATGGAAAATGATAGCCTGGTGCCCTTCAAAAAAGGATACGTGAGTCCATCTCAGCCCATAGCGATAGGCCACGTAAAGTGCACGATTAATAGCCTGCTATCGATTGCCGGGGTCTATTCTGCTTCAAAAAATACCACTTCTGAATTTGAAGAGACGAAACTAATGCTCCCAATCAATAAGACATGA